A single Oncorhynchus kisutch isolate 150728-3 linkage group LG19, Okis_V2, whole genome shotgun sequence DNA region contains:
- the LOC116352763 gene encoding AT-rich interactive domain-containing protein 2-like isoform X1 produces MANSTGKNVLDQRRKGLAFLDELRQFHRSRGSPFKKIPIVGGKELDLNALYIRVISLGGFAKVSDKNQWSELGEDFNFPRSCSNAAFVLKQYYLRYLEKYEKVHHFGEDDDEVQPGNPKPSLPIGAIPCSYNYQQHTVSDYLRQSYGLSMEFTAPCDYNKLVLSLLSGLPNEVDFAINVCTLLSNESKHAMQLEKDPKLITLLLAHAGVFDDSLGSFSSVFGMDWKEQTSRDFMKFWKDVVEDSEVRDLIWDKTSLTQVTDTTLGDERWGALFHPPRNLGIGDIEGQRVLQVGVILRNLSFEEANVKLLAANRTCLRFLLLCAHCHFISLRQLGLDTLGNVAAELQLDPVDFRTTHLMFHTITKCLMSRDRFLKMRAMEILGNLSKAEDNSVLICEYVDQESYREVISLLSLPDLMLLMSSLEVLYLLAQLGEIPCSKIASVDRSIDLLVRLVSVDLHTFGPDALTAVRLMEHQAAGQSQVAEVRPQLVEQLPAPLQGAPIPAARVPVQSTPPPGIVELDGEKFTVQWLNAHFEVSGESSVLRSEMYSEYLTTCSKMGRAGILASQGFLKCLRTIFPNHTVKRLEDTKPNAQAHIHVVGVKRRAIPLPIQLYYQQQASPTPGPRHDVPVDPQASPSVPSLTANPATPQVASTMQDGVPHPQVAQTVPRLPLHPQASPHQHPNPAQQAKPGDILKTAMVQSSIPTSGQVVQNHSPSMAQQLHHQQVMAPTGTPVTLFQQVQQGHIFTARVQGVPIAQRPPLPHTPSSVPQALSQGPQQETAVFSSPPHYAAVSAPCSSLQNFQVGGGQVFTIAGVSNTQGSRVTFQNIAPKPAPSQASGPPTATHNQQQQSSVVIVSPNLQQNQAYAPAIHQIVLANPSTMSGGQAIQLAGQPPAPSKPPPCPSTIAPLPQGLPTPSNTQIPMQGSASVSQMLSVKRQPQQLNPQQQFHTQQQFQIQSQPLPQQQPPPQPTSTESSLIKQLLLPKRPSTPGGKLILPAPQVPPPSSTQRAPSPQVLYQLASQGQPQPQQLNVQLVPSQLQSPGGPLQTVQLISTSSPATIIQGQAPGGQVTFTVVPNTGFTTSASAAAAQVSQGAAAPGLPAVQTGNTLHGPPPPFRGDKIICQKEEEAKDATGLHIHERKIEVMENSSLADGAGTKTSNGDLAGADAPGAKLLNGRKCMDSSLPPYHSGNSQGACANGPASESCPTNGKQTSGLANPQEGHVDPKKALVNGVCDFERGDASTGAHLSKNIPNHFASKHLGNGEVGPPQKLHGAPQEPSVPQQDTAKAEQAERLANGPQATGPFSNGPMGPGPNYALPAFRQQLFPTVTVNSQGATGPGTLPANGLSGESRAHKRPAEEDKGASVIPCKVGVRIITISDPNKAGCSATMVAVPAGADPSTVAKVAIENATQQRNCSTIQASSSTPLPTVVQPVQGGSASPNASLSGPQAVVAPPEQTRKAGQNFKCLWQSCKRWFETPSRVFYHAATQHGGKELYPGQCLWEGCEPFPRQRLSFITHLQDKHCSRDALLAALKLEQEPTQTQDPNQKTSKPQPVASSTPAPRAQKAIVNHPSAALMALRRGSRNLVFRDFTDEKEGPMTKHIRLTAALTLKNIAKYSDCGRKLVKRHESHLSVLALSNMEVSTTLAKCLYELTRSLQA; encoded by the exons ATGGCAAATTCGACGGGGAAAAATGTACTAGATCAGCGAAGGAAAGGACTGGCTTTCCTGGACGAGCTGCGGCAATTTCACCGAAGCAGAGG ATCGCCGTTCAAGAAGATTCCTATCGTGGGTGGGAAAGAACTGGATCTTAATGCTCTCTATATCAGAGTCATTTCGTTAGGTGGATTTGCTAAG GTTTCTGACAAGAATCAGTGGTCAGAGCTGGGTGAAGATTTTAACTTCCCAAGGAGTTGTTCAAATGCAGCATTTGTTTTAAAACAGTACTACCTTCG ATATTTAGAAAAGTATGAAAAGGTCCATCACTTCGGCGAGGATGATGATGAGGTGCAGCCTGGGAACCCGAAACCATCTCTTCCAATTGGTGCAATCCCTTGCTCCTATAACTACCAGCAACACACTGTATCAG ACTATCTCCGCCAAAGCTATGGGCTGTCCATGGAGTTCACGGCCCCATGCGACTATAACAAACTGGTGCTCTCTCTCCTGTCGGGCTTGCCCAATGAAGTGGACTTCGCAATCAACGTTTGCACTCTCCTCTCCAACGAGAGCAAGCATGCCATGCAGCTGGAGAAAGACCCCAAACTCATCACGCTGCTACTGGCACATGCAGGTGTCTTCGATGACT CACTAGGCAGCTTCTCCTCTGTATTTGGGATGGACTGGAAGGAGCAAACCTCCCGGGACTTCATGAAG TTCTGGAAGGATGTGGTAGAGGATTCTGAAGTCCGGGACCTCATCTGGGACAAGACCAGCCTGACACAAG TGACAGACACTACGCTGGGGGACGAGCGCTGGGGCGCCCTCTTCCACCCTCCACGCAACCTAGGCATCGGCGACATCGAGGGTCAGCGGGTTCTGCAGGTGGGAGTCATCCTCCGCAACCTCTCCTTCGAGGAGGCCAACGTCAAACTGCTTGCTGCTAACCGCACCTGTCTGCGGTTCCTCTTACTGTGCGCCCACTGCCACTTCATCTCCCTACGGCAGCTGGGATTGGATACACTCGGCAACGTGGCCGCAGAG CTTCAGTTAGATCCTGTTGACTTTCGAACAACCCACCTAATGTTTCACACCATCACCAAATGCTTGATGTCAAGGGACAGGTTCCTGAAGATGAGGG CCATGGAGATCCTGGGTAATCTGAGCAAGGCGGAGGACAACAGCGTGCTGATCTGTGAGTACGTGGACCAGGAGTCATACCGTGAGGTGATCagcctgctgtcgctgcctgacCTCATGCTCCTCATGTCCTCCCTGGAGGTCCTCTACCTGCTGGCCCAGCTGGGGGAGATCCCCTGCAGCAAGATCGCCTCCGTGGACAGGAGCATAG ATCTGCTGGTACGGCTGGTGTCAGTGGACCTGCACACGTTTGGTCCGGATGCTCTGACGGCCGTGAGGCTGATGGAGCACCAGGCTGCTGGGCAGAGCCAGGTGGCCGAGGTGCGGCCGCAGCTTGTAGAACAGCTGCCTGCTCCGCTGCAGGGCGCACCCATCCCAG CAGCAAGAGTCCCTGTCCAGTCCACTCCCCCTCCTGGTATTGTTGAGCTAGATGGGGAGAAGTTTACAGTGCAGTG GCTAAACGCCCACTTCGAGGTGAGCGGCGAGAGCTCCGTGTTGCGCTCAGAGATGTACTCGGAGTACCTCACCACATGCAGCAAGATGGGACGCGCTGGCATCCTGGCCTCCCAAGGCTTCCTCAAATGTCTACG GACAATCTTCCCAAACCACACAGTGAAGCGGCTGGAGGACACCAAGCCCAATGCTCAGGCACACATACACGTGGTGGGGGTCAAACGGAGGGCCATCCCACTGCCCATCCAGCTGTACTACCAGCAGCAGGCTAGCCCCACACCAGGGCCCAGGCACGACGTCCCTGTCGACCCCCAGGCATCCCCGTCAG TCCCCAGCCTTACTGCTAACCCGGCAACGCCACAGGTGGCCTCCACCATGCAGGATGGTGTACCTCACCCCCAAGTGGCTCAGACTGTTCCTCGGCTCCCCCTTCACCCCCAGGCCTCACCGCATCAGCACCCCAACCCTGCTCAGCAGGCCAAGCCAGGGGATATCCTCAAGACGGCCATGGTCCAGAGCTCCATCCCCACCTCTGGCCAGGTGGTCCAGAACCACAGCCCCAGCATGGCCCAACAGCTCCACCATCAACAAGTCATGGCGCCTACCGGGACCCCAGTCACACTGTTCCAACAGGTACAGCAGGGCCACATCTTCACGGCGCGGGTTCAGGGGGTGCCCATCGCGCAACGGCCGCCCTTGCCACACACTCCCTCCTCAGTACCCCAGGCCCTCTCCCAGGGCCCCCAGCAGGAGACGGCTGTATTCTCTTCCCCCCCACACTACGCTGCTGTGTCGGCCCCCTGCTCCTCGCTGCAAAACTTCCAGGTGGGCGGGGGCCAGGTGTTCACCATTGCCGGCGTGTCCAACACCCAGGGCTCCCGCGTCACTTTCCAGAACATCGCCCCCAAGCCTGCACCCTCGCAGGCCAGTGGACCACCAACAGCCACTCATAACCAGCAGCAGCAGTCCAGCGTTGTCATCGTCAGCCCCAACCTCCAGCAGAACCAGGCCTATGCCCCGGCTATCCATCAGATTGTTCTGGCCAACCCCTCCACCATGTCTGGTGGCCAGGCCATCCAACTGGCAGGACAGCCTCCCGCTCCTTCCAAACCCCCACCTTGCCCTTCCACCATCGCTCCACTGCCCCAGGGCCTGCCCACTCCTTCCAACACCCAGATCCCAATGCAGGGCTCTGCTTCTGTCAGTCAGATGCTGTCGGTCAAACGGCAACCACAACAATTGAACCCCCAGCAGCAGTTTCACACCCAGCAGCAGTTTCAGATTCAGTCCCAACCCCTGCCTCAGCAGCAGCCGCCCCCCCAGCCTACCTCCACAGAGTCCAGCCTGATCAAACAGTTACTGCTTCCAAAGCGGCCCTCCACGCCGGGCGGAAAGCTCATTCTGCCCGCGCCCCAGGTGCCTCCCCCTAGCAGCACGCAGCGTGCCCCAAGCCCACAGGTGCTCTACCAGTTGGCCTCACAGggccagcctcagccccagcagCTCAATGTACAGCTGGTCCCCAGCCAGCTCCAGTCCCCAGGGGGGCCTCTCCAGACGGTGCAGCTCATCTCCACCAGCAGCCCCGCCACCATCATCCAGGGCCAGGCTCCTGGTGGCCAGGTCACCTTCACTGTGGTGCCCAACACAGGCTTCACCACTTCAGCCTCTGCAGCTGCCGCCCAGGTCAGCCAAGGAGCCGCTGCACCAGGCCTGCCAGCGGTCCAGACAGGCAACACCCTCCACGGGCCACCGCCGCCCTTCAGGGGGGACAAGATAATCTGCcagaaggaggaggaggccaAGGACGCCACGGGTCTGCACATCCACGAACGCAAGATCGAGGTGATGGAGAACTCCTCTCTGGCCGATGGGGCTGGCACCAAAACCAGCAACGGGGACCTGGCAGGGGCCGACGCTCCAGGGGCCAAGCTGCTTAACGGGAGGAAGTGCATGGACTCCAGTCTACCTCCATACCACTCAGGGAACAGCCAGGGGGCCTGTGCCAACGGACCAGCCAGCGAGAGCTGCCCCACCAACGGGAAGCAGACCTCTGGCCTGGCTAACCCACAGGAGGGCCATGTCGACCCCAAAAAGGCTCTCGTCAACGGGGTCTGTGACTTTGAGAGAGGGGACGCCTCCACCGGTGCCCACTTAAGCAAAAACATTCCAAATCACTTCGCTTCCAAACACTTGGGGAACGGGGAGGTGGGTCCTCCTCAGAAACTGCATGGGGCTCCCCAGGAGCCCTCTGTCCCCCAGCAGGATACTGCCAAAGCTGAGCAGGCAGAGCGCCTTGCCAATGGGCCTCAGGCAACAGGCCCCTTCTCTAACGGACCTATGGGGCCGGGGCCTAACTACGCACTGCCTGCATTCAGGCAGCAGCTGTTTCCCACCGTCACTGTAAACTCCCAGGGCGCCACGGGGCCAGGGACCCTGCCGGCCAATGGTTTGAGCGGCGAGAGCCGTGCGCACAAGAGGCCGGCGGAGGAGGACAAGGGGGCGTCTGTGATTCCCTGTAAGGTGGGAGTGAGGATCATCACCATCAGCGACCCCAACAAGGCGGGCTGCAGTGCCACCATGGTGGCCGTGCCTGCTGGAGCCGACCCAAGCACAGTAGCCAAAGTAGCAATAGAGAATGCCACGCAGCAGAGGAACTGCTCCACCATACAGGCATCCAGCTCTACG CCTCTGCCAACAGTGGTTCAGCCTGTGCAGGGTGGCAGCGCCAGCCCCAACGCCTCCCTTTCTGGGCCACAAGCCGTGGTGGCACCCCCAGAACAGACCAGGAAAGCGGGACAGAACTTCAAGTGTCTTTGGCAGTCCTGTAAACG GTGGTTTGAGACGCCGTCTAGAGTGTTCTACCATGCAGCCACGCAGCATGGTGGCAAGGAACTATACCCAGGCCAGTGCCTCTGGGAGGGATGTGAACCTTTCCCCCGACAGAGACTGTCCTTCATAACCCATCTACAG GATAAGCACTGTTCTCGAGATGCCCTATTGGCCGCACTAAAACTGGAGCAGGAACCGACACAGACGCAAGACCCAAATCAGAAAACTTCCAA GCCTCAGCCAGTGGCAAGCAGCACTCCAGCCCCCCGAGCACAGAAAGCTATTGTCAATCATCCGAGCGCAGCCCTTATGGCCCTACGCAGAGGCTCTCGGAACCTAGTGTTCAGGGACTTCACT GATGAAAAAGAGGGACCAATGACCAAACACATACGACTAACTGCTGCCTTAACGCTAAAGAACATTGCCAAGTATTCAGACTGTGGTCGAAA GTTGGTGAAGAGGCATGAGAGCCACCTTTCTGTGCTGGCACTCAGTAACATGGAGGTCTCCACAACGCTCGCCAAATGCCTTTACGAACTGACTCGCTCTCTCCAAGCTTGA
- the LOC116352763 gene encoding AT-rich interactive domain-containing protein 2-like isoform X2, whose protein sequence is MANSTGKNVLDQRRKGLAFLDELRQFHRSRGSPFKKIPIVGGKELDLNALYIRVISLGGFAKVSDKNQWSELGEDFNFPRSCSNAAFVLKQYYLRYLEKYEKVHHFGEDDDEVQPGNPKPSLPIGAIPCSYNYQQHTVSDYLRQSYGLSMEFTAPCDYNKLVLSLLSGLPNEVDFAINVCTLLSNESKHAMQLEKDPKLITLLLAHAGVFDDSLGSFSSVFGMDWKEQTSRDFMKFWKDVVEDSEVRDLIWDKTSLTQVTDTTLGDERWGALFHPPRNLGIGDIEGQRVLQVGVILRNLSFEEANVKLLAANRTCLRFLLLCAHCHFISLRQLGLDTLGNVAAELQLDPVDFRTTHLMFHTITKCLMSRDRFLKMRAMEILGNLSKAEDNSVLICEYVDQESYREVISLLSLPDLMLLMSSLEVLYLLAQLGEIPCSKIASVDRSIDLLVRLVSVDLHTFGPDALTAVRLMEHQAAGQSQVAEVRPQLVEQLPAPLQGAPIPARVPVQSTPPPGIVELDGEKFTVQWLNAHFEVSGESSVLRSEMYSEYLTTCSKMGRAGILASQGFLKCLRTIFPNHTVKRLEDTKPNAQAHIHVVGVKRRAIPLPIQLYYQQQASPTPGPRHDVPVDPQASPSVPSLTANPATPQVASTMQDGVPHPQVAQTVPRLPLHPQASPHQHPNPAQQAKPGDILKTAMVQSSIPTSGQVVQNHSPSMAQQLHHQQVMAPTGTPVTLFQQVQQGHIFTARVQGVPIAQRPPLPHTPSSVPQALSQGPQQETAVFSSPPHYAAVSAPCSSLQNFQVGGGQVFTIAGVSNTQGSRVTFQNIAPKPAPSQASGPPTATHNQQQQSSVVIVSPNLQQNQAYAPAIHQIVLANPSTMSGGQAIQLAGQPPAPSKPPPCPSTIAPLPQGLPTPSNTQIPMQGSASVSQMLSVKRQPQQLNPQQQFHTQQQFQIQSQPLPQQQPPPQPTSTESSLIKQLLLPKRPSTPGGKLILPAPQVPPPSSTQRAPSPQVLYQLASQGQPQPQQLNVQLVPSQLQSPGGPLQTVQLISTSSPATIIQGQAPGGQVTFTVVPNTGFTTSASAAAAQVSQGAAAPGLPAVQTGNTLHGPPPPFRGDKIICQKEEEAKDATGLHIHERKIEVMENSSLADGAGTKTSNGDLAGADAPGAKLLNGRKCMDSSLPPYHSGNSQGACANGPASESCPTNGKQTSGLANPQEGHVDPKKALVNGVCDFERGDASTGAHLSKNIPNHFASKHLGNGEVGPPQKLHGAPQEPSVPQQDTAKAEQAERLANGPQATGPFSNGPMGPGPNYALPAFRQQLFPTVTVNSQGATGPGTLPANGLSGESRAHKRPAEEDKGASVIPCKVGVRIITISDPNKAGCSATMVAVPAGADPSTVAKVAIENATQQRNCSTIQASSSTPLPTVVQPVQGGSASPNASLSGPQAVVAPPEQTRKAGQNFKCLWQSCKRWFETPSRVFYHAATQHGGKELYPGQCLWEGCEPFPRQRLSFITHLQDKHCSRDALLAALKLEQEPTQTQDPNQKTSKPQPVASSTPAPRAQKAIVNHPSAALMALRRGSRNLVFRDFTDEKEGPMTKHIRLTAALTLKNIAKYSDCGRKLVKRHESHLSVLALSNMEVSTTLAKCLYELTRSLQA, encoded by the exons ATGGCAAATTCGACGGGGAAAAATGTACTAGATCAGCGAAGGAAAGGACTGGCTTTCCTGGACGAGCTGCGGCAATTTCACCGAAGCAGAGG ATCGCCGTTCAAGAAGATTCCTATCGTGGGTGGGAAAGAACTGGATCTTAATGCTCTCTATATCAGAGTCATTTCGTTAGGTGGATTTGCTAAG GTTTCTGACAAGAATCAGTGGTCAGAGCTGGGTGAAGATTTTAACTTCCCAAGGAGTTGTTCAAATGCAGCATTTGTTTTAAAACAGTACTACCTTCG ATATTTAGAAAAGTATGAAAAGGTCCATCACTTCGGCGAGGATGATGATGAGGTGCAGCCTGGGAACCCGAAACCATCTCTTCCAATTGGTGCAATCCCTTGCTCCTATAACTACCAGCAACACACTGTATCAG ACTATCTCCGCCAAAGCTATGGGCTGTCCATGGAGTTCACGGCCCCATGCGACTATAACAAACTGGTGCTCTCTCTCCTGTCGGGCTTGCCCAATGAAGTGGACTTCGCAATCAACGTTTGCACTCTCCTCTCCAACGAGAGCAAGCATGCCATGCAGCTGGAGAAAGACCCCAAACTCATCACGCTGCTACTGGCACATGCAGGTGTCTTCGATGACT CACTAGGCAGCTTCTCCTCTGTATTTGGGATGGACTGGAAGGAGCAAACCTCCCGGGACTTCATGAAG TTCTGGAAGGATGTGGTAGAGGATTCTGAAGTCCGGGACCTCATCTGGGACAAGACCAGCCTGACACAAG TGACAGACACTACGCTGGGGGACGAGCGCTGGGGCGCCCTCTTCCACCCTCCACGCAACCTAGGCATCGGCGACATCGAGGGTCAGCGGGTTCTGCAGGTGGGAGTCATCCTCCGCAACCTCTCCTTCGAGGAGGCCAACGTCAAACTGCTTGCTGCTAACCGCACCTGTCTGCGGTTCCTCTTACTGTGCGCCCACTGCCACTTCATCTCCCTACGGCAGCTGGGATTGGATACACTCGGCAACGTGGCCGCAGAG CTTCAGTTAGATCCTGTTGACTTTCGAACAACCCACCTAATGTTTCACACCATCACCAAATGCTTGATGTCAAGGGACAGGTTCCTGAAGATGAGGG CCATGGAGATCCTGGGTAATCTGAGCAAGGCGGAGGACAACAGCGTGCTGATCTGTGAGTACGTGGACCAGGAGTCATACCGTGAGGTGATCagcctgctgtcgctgcctgacCTCATGCTCCTCATGTCCTCCCTGGAGGTCCTCTACCTGCTGGCCCAGCTGGGGGAGATCCCCTGCAGCAAGATCGCCTCCGTGGACAGGAGCATAG ATCTGCTGGTACGGCTGGTGTCAGTGGACCTGCACACGTTTGGTCCGGATGCTCTGACGGCCGTGAGGCTGATGGAGCACCAGGCTGCTGGGCAGAGCCAGGTGGCCGAGGTGCGGCCGCAGCTTGTAGAACAGCTGCCTGCTCCGCTGCAGGGCGCACCCATCCCAG CAAGAGTCCCTGTCCAGTCCACTCCCCCTCCTGGTATTGTTGAGCTAGATGGGGAGAAGTTTACAGTGCAGTG GCTAAACGCCCACTTCGAGGTGAGCGGCGAGAGCTCCGTGTTGCGCTCAGAGATGTACTCGGAGTACCTCACCACATGCAGCAAGATGGGACGCGCTGGCATCCTGGCCTCCCAAGGCTTCCTCAAATGTCTACG GACAATCTTCCCAAACCACACAGTGAAGCGGCTGGAGGACACCAAGCCCAATGCTCAGGCACACATACACGTGGTGGGGGTCAAACGGAGGGCCATCCCACTGCCCATCCAGCTGTACTACCAGCAGCAGGCTAGCCCCACACCAGGGCCCAGGCACGACGTCCCTGTCGACCCCCAGGCATCCCCGTCAG TCCCCAGCCTTACTGCTAACCCGGCAACGCCACAGGTGGCCTCCACCATGCAGGATGGTGTACCTCACCCCCAAGTGGCTCAGACTGTTCCTCGGCTCCCCCTTCACCCCCAGGCCTCACCGCATCAGCACCCCAACCCTGCTCAGCAGGCCAAGCCAGGGGATATCCTCAAGACGGCCATGGTCCAGAGCTCCATCCCCACCTCTGGCCAGGTGGTCCAGAACCACAGCCCCAGCATGGCCCAACAGCTCCACCATCAACAAGTCATGGCGCCTACCGGGACCCCAGTCACACTGTTCCAACAGGTACAGCAGGGCCACATCTTCACGGCGCGGGTTCAGGGGGTGCCCATCGCGCAACGGCCGCCCTTGCCACACACTCCCTCCTCAGTACCCCAGGCCCTCTCCCAGGGCCCCCAGCAGGAGACGGCTGTATTCTCTTCCCCCCCACACTACGCTGCTGTGTCGGCCCCCTGCTCCTCGCTGCAAAACTTCCAGGTGGGCGGGGGCCAGGTGTTCACCATTGCCGGCGTGTCCAACACCCAGGGCTCCCGCGTCACTTTCCAGAACATCGCCCCCAAGCCTGCACCCTCGCAGGCCAGTGGACCACCAACAGCCACTCATAACCAGCAGCAGCAGTCCAGCGTTGTCATCGTCAGCCCCAACCTCCAGCAGAACCAGGCCTATGCCCCGGCTATCCATCAGATTGTTCTGGCCAACCCCTCCACCATGTCTGGTGGCCAGGCCATCCAACTGGCAGGACAGCCTCCCGCTCCTTCCAAACCCCCACCTTGCCCTTCCACCATCGCTCCACTGCCCCAGGGCCTGCCCACTCCTTCCAACACCCAGATCCCAATGCAGGGCTCTGCTTCTGTCAGTCAGATGCTGTCGGTCAAACGGCAACCACAACAATTGAACCCCCAGCAGCAGTTTCACACCCAGCAGCAGTTTCAGATTCAGTCCCAACCCCTGCCTCAGCAGCAGCCGCCCCCCCAGCCTACCTCCACAGAGTCCAGCCTGATCAAACAGTTACTGCTTCCAAAGCGGCCCTCCACGCCGGGCGGAAAGCTCATTCTGCCCGCGCCCCAGGTGCCTCCCCCTAGCAGCACGCAGCGTGCCCCAAGCCCACAGGTGCTCTACCAGTTGGCCTCACAGggccagcctcagccccagcagCTCAATGTACAGCTGGTCCCCAGCCAGCTCCAGTCCCCAGGGGGGCCTCTCCAGACGGTGCAGCTCATCTCCACCAGCAGCCCCGCCACCATCATCCAGGGCCAGGCTCCTGGTGGCCAGGTCACCTTCACTGTGGTGCCCAACACAGGCTTCACCACTTCAGCCTCTGCAGCTGCCGCCCAGGTCAGCCAAGGAGCCGCTGCACCAGGCCTGCCAGCGGTCCAGACAGGCAACACCCTCCACGGGCCACCGCCGCCCTTCAGGGGGGACAAGATAATCTGCcagaaggaggaggaggccaAGGACGCCACGGGTCTGCACATCCACGAACGCAAGATCGAGGTGATGGAGAACTCCTCTCTGGCCGATGGGGCTGGCACCAAAACCAGCAACGGGGACCTGGCAGGGGCCGACGCTCCAGGGGCCAAGCTGCTTAACGGGAGGAAGTGCATGGACTCCAGTCTACCTCCATACCACTCAGGGAACAGCCAGGGGGCCTGTGCCAACGGACCAGCCAGCGAGAGCTGCCCCACCAACGGGAAGCAGACCTCTGGCCTGGCTAACCCACAGGAGGGCCATGTCGACCCCAAAAAGGCTCTCGTCAACGGGGTCTGTGACTTTGAGAGAGGGGACGCCTCCACCGGTGCCCACTTAAGCAAAAACATTCCAAATCACTTCGCTTCCAAACACTTGGGGAACGGGGAGGTGGGTCCTCCTCAGAAACTGCATGGGGCTCCCCAGGAGCCCTCTGTCCCCCAGCAGGATACTGCCAAAGCTGAGCAGGCAGAGCGCCTTGCCAATGGGCCTCAGGCAACAGGCCCCTTCTCTAACGGACCTATGGGGCCGGGGCCTAACTACGCACTGCCTGCATTCAGGCAGCAGCTGTTTCCCACCGTCACTGTAAACTCCCAGGGCGCCACGGGGCCAGGGACCCTGCCGGCCAATGGTTTGAGCGGCGAGAGCCGTGCGCACAAGAGGCCGGCGGAGGAGGACAAGGGGGCGTCTGTGATTCCCTGTAAGGTGGGAGTGAGGATCATCACCATCAGCGACCCCAACAAGGCGGGCTGCAGTGCCACCATGGTGGCCGTGCCTGCTGGAGCCGACCCAAGCACAGTAGCCAAAGTAGCAATAGAGAATGCCACGCAGCAGAGGAACTGCTCCACCATACAGGCATCCAGCTCTACG CCTCTGCCAACAGTGGTTCAGCCTGTGCAGGGTGGCAGCGCCAGCCCCAACGCCTCCCTTTCTGGGCCACAAGCCGTGGTGGCACCCCCAGAACAGACCAGGAAAGCGGGACAGAACTTCAAGTGTCTTTGGCAGTCCTGTAAACG GTGGTTTGAGACGCCGTCTAGAGTGTTCTACCATGCAGCCACGCAGCATGGTGGCAAGGAACTATACCCAGGCCAGTGCCTCTGGGAGGGATGTGAACCTTTCCCCCGACAGAGACTGTCCTTCATAACCCATCTACAG GATAAGCACTGTTCTCGAGATGCCCTATTGGCCGCACTAAAACTGGAGCAGGAACCGACACAGACGCAAGACCCAAATCAGAAAACTTCCAA GCCTCAGCCAGTGGCAAGCAGCACTCCAGCCCCCCGAGCACAGAAAGCTATTGTCAATCATCCGAGCGCAGCCCTTATGGCCCTACGCAGAGGCTCTCGGAACCTAGTGTTCAGGGACTTCACT GATGAAAAAGAGGGACCAATGACCAAACACATACGACTAACTGCTGCCTTAACGCTAAAGAACATTGCCAAGTATTCAGACTGTGGTCGAAA GTTGGTGAAGAGGCATGAGAGCCACCTTTCTGTGCTGGCACTCAGTAACATGGAGGTCTCCACAACGCTCGCCAAATGCCTTTACGAACTGACTCGCTCTCTCCAAGCTTGA